A section of the Bryobacteraceae bacterium genome encodes:
- the lpxD gene encoding UDP-3-O-acylglucosamine N-acyltransferase has protein sequence MKVREIAERLGLTWEGDGEREVLRVAPLDSAGSGELAFANSRRALREAQSSAAGCLLVPLDFENPGGRTVIRCPDPRAACARVIPWLHPIPRPPRGIHPAALIGDDCVIAEDASIGPLCVIGDGVRIGSGTVLYPGVHVYPGVEIGERCIIHSGAVIGADGFGFVFENGRYEKFPQVGRVVIGNDVEIGANSTIDRAALGVTSIGDGTKLDNLVHIAHNCRIGRHVVIAAQTGLAGGTVIEDYAVIGGQVGMGDNVTVKSGAVIGSGAGILSSKVVRGGGEVWWGTPARPLKEYLETLANLARLPQMRRELDELRRRLAELERERGQ, from the coding sequence ATGAAAGTCCGCGAGATTGCCGAACGGCTCGGCCTGACATGGGAAGGCGACGGCGAGCGCGAGGTCCTGCGCGTCGCCCCGCTCGACAGCGCCGGCTCGGGCGAGCTCGCCTTCGCCAACAGCCGCCGCGCCCTGCGCGAGGCGCAGTCTTCGGCCGCCGGCTGCCTTCTCGTTCCGCTCGACTTCGAAAATCCCGGCGGCCGCACCGTCATCCGCTGCCCGGACCCGCGCGCCGCCTGCGCCCGCGTCATCCCGTGGCTGCACCCCATTCCGCGCCCGCCCCGCGGCATTCATCCGGCCGCGCTCATCGGCGACGACTGCGTCATCGCCGAAGACGCCAGCATCGGCCCCCTGTGCGTCATCGGCGATGGCGTGCGCATCGGCTCCGGCACCGTGCTCTATCCCGGCGTCCACGTCTATCCGGGCGTCGAGATCGGCGAGCGCTGCATCATCCATTCCGGCGCCGTCATCGGCGCCGACGGCTTCGGGTTCGTCTTCGAGAACGGCCGGTATGAGAAGTTCCCCCAGGTGGGCCGCGTTGTCATCGGCAACGACGTCGAGATCGGCGCCAACTCGACCATCGACCGCGCCGCTCTTGGAGTGACCTCGATCGGCGACGGCACCAAGCTCGACAACCTCGTCCACATTGCCCACAACTGCCGCATCGGCCGCCACGTGGTCATCGCCGCGCAGACGGGCCTCGCCGGCGGCACGGTCATCGAGGACTACGCCGTCATCGGCGGCCAGGTCGGCATGGGCGACAACGTCACCGTCAAAAGCGGCGCCGTCATCGGCTCGGGCGCGGGCATTCTCAGTTCGAAGGTCGTGCGCGGCGGCGGCGAGGTCTGGTGGGGCACGCCCGCACGGCCGCTGAAAGAATATCTGGAGACGCTCGCCAACCTCGCCCGCCTCCCGCAGATGCGCCGCGAACTGGACGAGCTGCGCCGCCGCCTTGCGGAACTCGAACGCGAGCGCGGGCAATGA
- a CDS encoding acyl-[acyl-carrier-protein]--UDP-N-acetylglucosamine O-acyltransferase has product MPVDPSAYVAPTAKVDPEAVVGPQTRVGEFCVIERDVVIGARCVLEPYVYIKRWTTLGDDNEISAGAALGTDPFDKSFTGERSYLVIGSRNRIREHFTISRGTAPESVTRVGDDNFIMSSGHIAHNATVGNRTVIASCALIAGHVTVEDQAFVSGCVVVHQYCRIGRLAMIGGGVRVNQDLPPFFLYSGVYASPVGLNLVGLRRAGFTAGEIADIKRAYRLLYRSKLKLKEALERIEREIDSPHARHIVEFVRGTKRGIAHEHEGRARFRFEG; this is encoded by the coding sequence ATGCCTGTCGATCCATCGGCCTATGTGGCCCCGACGGCGAAGGTGGACCCGGAGGCGGTCGTCGGGCCGCAGACGCGCGTCGGCGAGTTCTGCGTGATCGAGCGCGACGTAGTCATCGGCGCCCGCTGCGTGCTGGAACCGTATGTCTACATCAAGCGCTGGACCACACTGGGCGACGACAACGAGATCAGCGCCGGCGCGGCGCTCGGCACCGACCCCTTCGACAAGAGCTTCACCGGCGAGAGGAGCTACCTGGTGATCGGCTCGCGCAACCGCATCCGCGAGCACTTCACCATCAGCCGGGGCACGGCGCCGGAGAGCGTGACGCGGGTCGGCGACGACAACTTCATCATGAGCTCGGGCCACATCGCGCACAATGCGACGGTGGGCAACCGGACGGTGATCGCCAGTTGCGCGCTGATCGCCGGCCACGTGACGGTGGAAGACCAGGCCTTTGTGAGCGGCTGCGTGGTGGTGCATCAGTACTGCCGGATCGGGCGGCTGGCGATGATCGGCGGGGGGGTTCGGGTGAACCAGGATCTGCCGCCATTCTTCCTCTATAGCGGCGTGTATGCGAGTCCGGTGGGGCTGAACCTGGTCGGGCTGCGGCGGGCGGGGTTCACGGCAGGCGAGATTGCCGACATCAAGCGGGCCTACCGGCTGCTGTACCGTTCGAAGCTGAAGCTGAAAGAGGCGCTGGAAAGAATCGAGCGCGAGATCGACTCGCCCCATGCGCGGCACATCGTCGAGTTCGTGCGCGGCACGAAGCGCGGCATCGCGCATGAACACGAGGGGCGGGCACGGTTCCGGTTCGAGGGGTGA